Proteins encoded by one window of Lathyrus oleraceus cultivar Zhongwan6 chromosome 1, CAAS_Psat_ZW6_1.0, whole genome shotgun sequence:
- the LOC127115896 gene encoding uncharacterized protein LOC127115896, translating to MNMCSNSGSTNACGCCGGGGTINGGGNGNSVSIWNSGMKKQQQQQQKRPRIPKRGPGVAELEKILKEQETADVTTTQRGNNEGFSMSSSCFIPHPPQPQPTSRPNSNNLHSLITSSQKFDLVSPGVRSMYANSSTVPLGRNNGVGSIEHELFRRRNLNDVADGSLSESENSSSSESNHANCSYTGIVSRRINVDPLPKMNEFHGNGSNQNGVLSIGLPNFSVESPSVQNSHYNYTSRSNDEQMMAGRMKRCYSSPLDNSLIPPSNFQVLPSFSRHNRPQQSSTNESHGISSYNPTNECYRDAKWGNTLELSNKIFNSENVGSSHTNFPPFVVPEVHPPRPPMQFFQSNHSKVTRFPCQVNEDKVENLNEEDRKPFFNFLEVKVQEEVTDTTDGSNNGGLEGGRGGIDLTLKL from the exons ATGAACATGTGTAGCAATAGTGGCAGTACTAATGCTTGTGGATGCTGTGGTGGTGGTGGTACTATTAATGGTGGCGGTAATGGTAATAGTGTTTCCATATGGAACTCTGGTATGAAGaaacagcaacaacaacagcaaaAACGTCCGAGAATTCCGAAAAGAGGACCCGGTGTTGCTGAGCTGGAGAAGATCTTGAAGGAACAAGAAACAGCTGATGTAACAACAACGCAGAGAGGGAATAATGAAGGGTTTTCGATGTCGTCGTCGTGTTTTATACCGCATCCGCCGCAGCCACAGCCAACGTCGCGGCCGAATTCGAATAATCTGCATTCTCTTATAACGTCGTCGCAGAAATTTGATCTAGTGTCACCAGGAGTTAGATCTATGTATGCTAACAGTAGTACGGTTCCGTTAGGAAGGAACAATGGTGTTGGATCTATTGAACATGAACTATTTCGTCGTCGAAATCTTAATGACGTGGCCGACGGAAGCCTGTCCGAATCTGAAAATTCTTCATCTAGTGAATCTAATCATGCTAATTGTTCTTATACTGGAATAGTTTCAAGGAGGATCAATGTGGATCCATTACCTAAG ATGAATGAATTTCATGGAAATGGTAGCAATCAAAATGGAGTACTGTCGATTGGATTACCCAATTTTTCTGTGGAGTCCCCTTCAGTCCAAAATTCACATTACAATTATACATCTAGGTCAAATGATGAACAAATG ATGGCTGGCCGGATGAAACGTTGTTATTCTTCGCCGTTGGACAATTCTCTGATTCCGCCTTCAAATTTTCAAGTTCTTCCGAGTTTCTCACGCCACAATAGACCCCAACAGTCATCAACAAATGAAAGTCATGGAATTAGTAGCTACAATCCCACCAACGAGTGTTACAG GGATGCAAAATGGGGTAACACTTTGGAGCTCAGTAATAAGATTTTCAACTCTGAAAATGTTGGCTCTAGTCATACAAATTTCCCCCCATTTGTTGTTCCTGAAGTTCATCCTCCTCGACCTCCAATGCAGTTTTTTCAAAGTAACCATTCCAAAGTAACTAGGTTTCCTTGTCAAGTCAATGAA GATAAAGTGGAGAATTTAAATGAAGAAGATCGTAAACCTTTCTTTAACTTCTTAGAAGTGAAGGTCCAAGAAGAGGTGACAGATACAACTGATGGATCAAATAATGGAGGACTTGAAGGAGGAAGAGGTGGCATTGATCTTACATTGAAGCTCTAA